A single region of the Malaclemys terrapin pileata isolate rMalTer1 chromosome 4, rMalTer1.hap1, whole genome shotgun sequence genome encodes:
- the SPDEF gene encoding SAM pointed domain-containing Ets transcription factor, which translates to MGSAGQGLTALPHGRIAPQDALLLTSLEKTPTAQDPDTRSWSSLDSPSPPATPEQTLPTFYLHYFDMLYSEDTSWVPKGLGETPQGSGQGGRGEGQKEPEQCPIIDSQGLGLSPDMDYQESLHLEEHSLEQVQSMVVGEVLKDIETACKLLNIAADPADWSPGNVQKWILWTEHQYRLPQIGKSFQDLSGKDLCAMSEEQFRQRSLVCGDVLHAHLDIWKSAAWMKEKAAPGEVRYCAGDESWTDSEVDSSCSGQPIHLWQFLKELLLKPHHYGRFIRWLNKEKGIFKIEDSAQVARLWGIRKNRPAMNYDKLSRSIRQYYKKGIIRKPDISQRLVYQFVHPV; encoded by the exons ATGGGCAGCGCAGGCCAGGGGCTGACCGCTCTGCCTCACGGCCGGATCGCCCCACAGGACGCCCTGCTGCTGACCAGCCTGGAGAAGACCCCCACCGCACAAGACCCCGATACCCGGAGCTGGAGCTCCCtggacagccccagcccccctgccacaCCCGAGCAGACCCTGCCCACTTTCTATCTCCACTACTTCGATATGCTCTACTCAGAGGACACCAGCTGGGTGCCCAAGGGCCTGGGGGAGACTCCTCAGGGCAGTGGCCAAGGAGGCAGGGGCGAAGGGCAGAAGGAGCCGGAGCAGTGCCCCATCATCGacagccagggcttggggctgagCCCCGACATGGACTACCAGGAGAGCCTCCACTTGGAGGAGCACTCGCTGGAGCAGGTGCAGAGCATGGTGGTGGGCGAAGTGCTAAAGGACATCGAGACGGCTTGCAAGCTCCTCAACATTGCAGCAG ATCCGGCGGACTGGAGTCCAGGAAACGTCCAGAAGTGGATCCTATGGACTGAGCACCAGTACCGACTGCCCCAGATCGGGAAATCTTTCCAGGACCTGTCTGGGAAGGATCTGTGTGCCATGTCAGAGGAGCAGTTCCGTCAGCGCTCCCTGGTGTGCGGGGACGTGCTGCACGCCCACCTGGACATCTGGAAATCAG CTGCCTGGATGAAGGAGAAGGCTGCGCCCGGAGAAGTGCGGTACTGCG CGGGTGACGAGAGCTGGACGGATAGCGAGGTGGACTCCTCCTGCTCAGGCCAGCCCATCCACCTATGGCAGTTCCTCAAAGAGCTTTTGCTGAAGCCTCATCACTATGGACGGTTCATTCGCTGGCTCAATAAGGAGAAAG GCATATTCAAGATCGAGGACTCTGCCCAGGTGGCTCGTTTATGGGGAATCCGGAAGAACCGGCCCGCCATGAACTATGACAAGCTGAGCCGCTCCATCCGGCAGTATTACAAGAAAGGGATCATCCGGAAACCTGACATCTCCCAGCGCCTGGTCTACCAGTTTGTCCACCCCGTCTga